The genome window TCAACAGTCACCAGCAAATCAAGATCACTGCATTCATTGCAGTCCAGCACTTACATAAAACAGAAAATCCAATCAAAGAGAATCACACATGCGCACACGCAAGAACACACCGAACACATACGCAAGAGCACACGTGAGAACACGAGTGCAAATGAAAACACGCACAAGAACACAGCTCCGGGGCCTTTCCTTCCTTAGAATTTTGTAGGTATTCATGCTGAGTCTGGCCATAATAACTGCATCAATCTATGGAGGCAAGAATGTCCTGATCAGCTGCAAAATATTTCCTGATGAAACCCTCAGCAACTACATTCTGattattaacccatacttgtcAGCAACAAACAGCATTCCGACTGGAAGCACAAACACAAACCAAAGCCTGAATAAAAGCCACAAATAAACCGTACATGATGCAAAAAAGACATCACAGAGTAATTTCAAGGCAAAGGTCAAATGACAGTTAGAAATCTTTGGATATCTTCTTTTGCTGTTTCTGGCAGTATCTCagcaaattcaatcaggtttcagCTTGTAAAAGAACTACTGTAAGTGCCTTAAATGCAGCTTAATCCCCCTTTTTTGGGGGAGTAACTGTCCTTgcggaaacatagaaaataggagcaagagtaagccattcggcccttcgggcctgctccaccattcaaaatgatcatggctgattgtctaattcagtaccctgttcctgctttttccccatatcccttgatccttttagcattaagaaatatatctgtctccttcttgaatacatctaatgacttggcctccactgccttctgtggtacagaattccacaggttcatcaccctctgagtgaagaaatttctcctcatctcggttctaaatggcataccctgtatcctgagactgtgaccccccggttctggactccccagccatcgggaacatcctctctgcatctaatcctgttagaattttatacgtttcgatgagatcacctctcgttcttctaaactctagtgaataaaggcctagttgacccaatctctcctcatacgtcagtcctgccatcccaggaatcagtctggtaaaccttcgttgggCTCCCTCCAtgtcaaggacatccttcctcagataaggagaccaaaactgcacacaatactccagatgtggtctcaccaaggccctgcacaactgctcctgtactcaaatcctcttgcaatgtaggccaacgtaccattcgccttcctaactgcttgctgcacctgaatgctcgctttcagcgactggtatacaaggacactcaggtctcgttgcacctccccttttcccaatctcaccattcagataataatctgcctttctgtttttacaaccaaagtggatacctcacatttatccacgttatactgcatttgccatgttcttgcccactcacccaacttgtctaaatgacattggagcctctttgcatcctcctcacagctcacagtccaccccagctttgtgtcctctgcaaacttggaaatgttacatttagttccctcatccaaatcattgatatatgttatgaatagctggggcccaagcactgatccctgtggtaccccactagtctctgcctgccacccggaaaaagacccgtttattcccactctgtttcctgtctgtcaaccaattctcaatccatgccagtatattcccccccaattccatgtgctttaattttgcacactaacctcatcaaaagccttctgaaaatccaagtacaccacatccactggttctcccctatctattctacaagttacatcctcaaaaaactccagtaagggGCGGGCACTTTCAGATTTTCCCCCTATTGTGAACTTTCAGTCCCACTGACCCTGTCCGCCAATGGTTTCTTTAGTTGGTCGTTAGAAGACATGCAGCAGAGGTCCCAGAGGGTAACAACCACCCCGCCATTTGCTTTCCCTCCCTCTACTGACTCTTGTTGGGGCACAGCTCCACAGCCGCCCGAACCTCACCCAGAGGGCAGTTCTTTATGTGTGGGCTGAGACGGTGAGTGTCAGGACATCATAACCAAGGGGCAATCCTGGTTAATTTTTCATTTCCCTAGCCCAGAGCAACGAGGCCAGTTGTAGCAGCCTAACTGTTGccccaacaacaatttgcatttatatagcgcctttataaaacatcccaaggcacttcacaagagctaATCAgacaaatttgacactgagccatataaggaagtATTAGGATAGGTGGCCAAATGAAGTAGGTTAAGGAAGGTCTAAtaggaggacagagaggtagaaaggcggagaggtttagggagggaattccagagcttagggtctaagcagctgaaggcacggccaccaatggtggagtaaaggaaatgggtgatacacaagaggccagaattggggcaACTCAGTTCTCATAGggtcatagggctggaggaggttacagaggcagggagggtgaggccatggagatatctgaacaaaaggatgagaattttaaatttgagatcagCTTACTCAGCACTGACCAGAAATTGAGGCTGGGTCCTTCTGATCTGTAGGGCTCAGTGCTACACCGGGCGGTGCCTTTGCCACAACTAGGCCATCGGGTAGTTATCTTCTTGTGTTATCAGCTCTATTCTCTTCTCCAGTGTACAGCCTACATGGTTATACACTATATCCTCAATAGTGCCCTGCATGCAGTACCTTGGATATGCTGGAGTCTGTCAGTTTGGTACAAGCAGTCAGATTGAGCTCCTTAAGACACGTCAACACACTAAGTGAAGCTCCTGCTTTCTCCTTGGAGGCCTCGATGTCAGATTTGGTTATCATCCGGGGCTTCTCATCCAGGTATTTGGGAGGAGCAAAAAATCCCATGTTACCAAAGGTCCTGCTAAACTTTGGCTCATTATCACCctggaaagaaacaaaaaagtaaCATGTTGGACACTCTTCAAAATTAATTCGATCATGttaaaattacacagaatttacagcacagaaacaggccattcagtccattaggtctatgccggtgtttatgctccacacgagtctcctcccaccttatttcatctaaccctatcagcatatccttctattcctttctccctcaagtgattatctagcttccccttaaatgcatttatactattttcctcaactactacacatggtagcaagttccacattctaaccactattATTATTATTTCTAAATCAATACATAATCCAGAACCCTAGAAATCTGCAGCAACTCAAGGGAAATTCTGCAGCCAGAGAATATTGATTCTCTGACAGGTCTACCCAGGGTTGGGAGCTTGTCAAGTTTATTGGTGATGGTGAGCAGTTTGTCACAGTGTATAATATATGTAGTCATCTCAGGCATAGCTGACCAGACACAAGTCACTTCCCCCATCCCCGAGAGTCATTATAGGGTTAGATTTCATGAACTGTAGCAGATTTATTAGTTTTGTGAATAAGTATCAGTCCTAAACCAGCTACTGCCCAGTAAGAACTGCTCAATAAATATGGAGCTCAAAACCCTTAAACCCACATATACCCACTTATAACCAAAAATAAATAGTGAGTTTAAAGCTGGAGGATCTGTTTAGTAAAGGAGTATAAAAAGAACTCAATTGCCTTGGATTTCACAAACTGTCAGCTGAAAAGTAAGATCGTACAAGGAACGCACTAGATATTAATCTTATCCTTACGGTGCATGTTGGAATTAAGTACTTAGAGCTTCAACATTTCACTGTTCACTGTTTGGACAAGGTAGATCTTCAAAGTATTGATCATCAATTCAAATATCTGATCTTTGGATTAAAAAGCTTCCTGTTTAGCTTTCAATTTTAAAAGAGCCCTGTCCTCGTTCCATGGTGTTTTTTATAGCAAGAAAGGAATATATTGGGGAGCAAGAGGAGCTTGAAAAGGGGATCGAAACTAGAACGTCTACAAACCAACACCGCAAGACAGAACGCTTGGAAAGTCTGAAGCGAAGGGACAAGCAGAGGCTCTTTGCACCAATATTCAAGAGGCAACCACCAGCCTCCTCCCTGCTAGACGAGGCTGCTCGCCTGATCACGGTGCTATTTAAAGTTGTCGAGTGAAGACTGGCTCTCATACCAAGTGGCCAGCGGTAGGATCGCGAGTAACTAAAAGCAAACCTCCTTCTTGGCCGGCTGGCTGTCGTCAGGTGCGTTCATTCCCAGCAGCCCCCAGTCCGTGATCTCCTTACACCAGCCGAGCCGCAGTGTCGTCAGACTCCTGAGGTAGTTGGCAATGGCGTGGATGCTGATGTCGGTGATGTACACGCAGGAGGTGAGGTCCAGCTCCCGCAGGCTCTCTCCCAGGATCTTCGCCATTGCGAGCACACTGCTGTCCTAAGGAATTTAACCCAACGCAAGAGTGAGCAACATTATAGAACTAATGCCAGTGAGAGGTCAATGAGATTTACAATCACCGCTGCTAATTTAGAGCTTGATTAGAATTTAAGCCTGCCATTTTAATGTATTCTTGGAATGCAAAACCCAGttgtattttttggaaaaaagaaAGTTGTTTCCAAGTTAGAAACTCAAGCCAGTccaaggttcaatccctggtcaatGCCAGTTATTTATTCCTTCAATGTCACTAggctggggagggggttgggggggtaaaAGAGAAATGGACCAGACCTAGACATatctcactgttccttcatcaccgctgggtgaaaatcctggaactccataacCAACGCCATTGGTGGGAGCACCATCGCCACATGGACTGCCGCGGGTCTAAGCTGCCCACCACCTTCGCAGGGCAACCAGGCACGGGTGGTAAATGTCACCATCCCAAGACAAATAATTGTTAAATAACCACAGGCGAGGCCCCAAAGACCCACTGGCGCCCAAGGAGCTGCACATCACTGCCACAtcaggaaagggagagagaaacacacgcaAATGTATAATACACAAGCCTGAAAATACCGGTGGTGGTGGAGTGGACCTTCCACCCGTCCCAAGGCTGCGATCCCCACCCTGTCCAaattcattggggggggggggggggggggtcaggatcaTTTGCATAACATGGACAGGCGCCAGTGCCATTGTCAGTGCTGCCCGGGCGCTGTTAGGAAGCCATCATTTGAAACACCTGTGGGTACCCTCTAGTCCTGCATCAGGCAGGTGTCCTTGGTGTTGGGGGCAACTGAAGTGGTATTTACAGCGAACATCATCCTGCCAGTAATGCCCtcatttggggggcgggggggggggcgggggggggggaggcggagcTTGTGGGGAGGAGGTGACCCAAAAAAAATGCAGTTACCTCCACCTCCGGTGGAATTTAGCATTACAAAAGGAAAGGGCTGAAAACTCAAGGGGGGAACCGGCTCCCCTCCCAAATTCCTTACCCCTTCTGTCCCTCCCCCAAATGATGGTAACTTTGCTCTGCTGACAGCTAGACATTTAGGGCGCAGTATGTCCCCGTGGCGTGGGTAAAGTTGATGGAGTGACTTACTTTCACCATGGTGCAGAAGCCGAAGTTGAGACTCACTAGATTCGACATGGCCCGGGGCGAGGTTAACCCCTTGACCAGCTCACAGCCGCTGACTTGGTAACACTCGGACACGTCGAGCGCCTGAAGGGACGGGATTGTGGGCAGGTCCTTCAGCGCGCTGTCCGCGATGCGCCTGATCTTGCCTAGGGACAAGCGCTCCAGGTGCTGCAGGCTCGAGGCCACGGTCATGACAGACTTGCCAGTCAGTTCGGTGCAGCCGGTGAGGTCCAGGTTCGTGATCCCCGGCTGGCACGCACAGATGGCACAGACCGCGTCGTCCGTGAAGTCCTTGCAGTACTGAAGCACCAGCCCCTCCAGGCGAAGCCCGGCCACCTGGACCACTGACCGTACGGCCTCGTTTGTGATGCTCGTCCGGCTGAAACTTAATCTCTTCAGCGTCTTGACCTGTCGATTTATAAAACGGAGAATGTTGTTCAGCGACAGCACCGCGGTGGAATTGCATGCGTTTGTTCCCCAGTAGGGATCAAACTCGAAGGTGATATGGCAGCCAGCAAGGGACAGCTTTTGGAGATTGGGGGTGCAGTCGATAAGTCGGTTGAAGGTCGAGTCGGAGAGGTACCGTAGGTTGGAGAGGTTGAGCTCACGGAGGTTCACCAGGGCTCCCGCTGTCCTTGTCTTACTCTCTTCCTTGGACAGCAAGGTACCGGGCATGAAAAGGCTGTTGCAGCCGCTGAGGTCAAGCCCCCGCAGGTTGCAGCAGGGTGGGACCAGAGCCATGAAGGAGGTCTCGGTGATGTTGCTGTCCCGCAGCGAGAGGTCCTCCAGGTGCGGGCCCAGGTGGAGAGCAATGCTCCGTATGAACACCTTTGAAACAACCGACCCATCGAGATTGCTCACAGCCACACACGGGCTATGTCTCCGTCCTAAACCTCTGATGGACTCAAGAGAAGCGCACGTTGCTTGGAGATTGTACAGGACATTTTTCTGTACAAAAAAAAAGACTGCAGTGAGATAACTCTGTTCTACACATCTTCGAAGAGTTCTATCCCCTTTAACATAGGCAGTACTTCAAAATGGGTAATGTCAGGCACCCTATTTTCAGATTAACTGCTGTGTGAATTTGCACGTTCTAGGGGCAACTGAGCTAGACAGTAACCCGCTCTGAAGCCATCCCTACCCCTCACCACCGCCCATATCCCACCTTCCTCCTGACTCAGGCTGGAGTACCTTTTCATAAGCAATTGTATTGTTGCTTCACCGAGGTTAGTTAATTCAACGTAGACTAGGGCTCAAGCATGGGATCAACCCCTGGTGATGTTTCCCACTGAGGCATCAGGGGAGCTCCCACACTTCAGTCATTTCTATGTCACACCCCACTGATACATCACCATCTATCTGAATTTCAGCCAGGTTGTTTTAGGATTCTGGTCCAGTGATGATACTGGGGgtaaaagggttaaataatgaggacaggttgtatagactaggcttgtattcccttgagtatagaagcttaagggatgatctaattgaggtgcttaagatgattcaaggagttgatagggtagatagagaaaaactatttcctctggtggaggagtccagaacatgggGGCGTAACCATgacattagagctaggtcattcagggatgatgtcaggaagcatttcttcacacaaaggggagtggaaatcaggaactctctcccccaacagtGATAATccgggtcaactgaaaatttcaaaacagagactgatagatttttgttaggcgagggtattaagggttacagaatgaaggtgggtagatggagttaagatagacatcagccatgatctaattgaacagactcgaggagctgaatggcctcttcctgttcctatgttctgaatAGGTGAGATTTAAGTAGTAATCCTAAACCATGTTTCAGATTTTAATGTCGGGGACTTGTATATGAAACGCCCACTCCTGAGCTGCCACTAACCAAGTTAAAGCACAAATTATCGTGACAATAATAaatgtcaaccgtggctcagcggtaacacactcgcctctgagtcagaaggttgggggttaaaCCCCACTCTAGagtcctgagcacaaaatctaggctgacactccagtgcagtactgagggagtgctgtactgtcggaggtgccgtcttttggatgagacattaaaccaaggccccgtctgccccctcacatggatgtaaaatatctaatggcactattcgaaaaagaacaggggaattctccccggtgtcctggccaatatttatccttcatccaacacctaaaaacaaattatttggtcattatctcattgctgtttgtgggatcttgctgtgcataaattgactgccatgtttcctgcattacgacagtgattacacttcaaaaagtacttcattggctgcagagagctttgggacgtcctgaagtcttgAAAGATGCCAAATAAATTTTCTTTCAAAACGAAACAAAATCTACCAGCAGCTCCCATTGTAACAACGTAGAGGGCTGCAGGACCATTGAGTGCAGTCCACTCCTCTTTAAGGTAGCTCCTCCATTATATGGCAGTGTCCTTATTAAAGGATCGAGTCTTCGGATAAATCATTTGAATGATTCTGAATATCTACTGAATTAATTTTGTGACAGTTGCTGAAAGGGCTCTGGGCCAAGAGTGCACTCTTGGGACACCGTCATGTACAATAGAAATTAAGaagtgagagagatgggagacAGCACACTTCAAATCAGCAGAGAATATGTTCAATAAAATGGACCCCTTCCTCAGAAAAAGAATTCTCGAACACCAACAGCCCCTGTTAAAAGAATAAAGTGA of Heptranchias perlo isolate sHepPer1 chromosome 16, sHepPer1.hap1, whole genome shotgun sequence contains these proteins:
- the fbxl9 gene encoding F-box/LRR-repeat protein 20 yields the protein METEAPGLPVEVIRYILSFLSTSDRKEASLVNRAWYAATLDRSLQKNVLYNLQATCASLESIRGLGRRHSPCVAVSNLDGSVVSKVFIRSIALHLGPHLEDLSLRDSNITETSFMALVPPCCNLRGLDLSGCNSLFMPGTLLSKEESKTRTAGALVNLRELNLSNLRYLSDSTFNRLIDCTPNLQKLSLAGCHITFEFDPYWGTNACNSTAVLSLNNILRFINRQVKTLKRLSFSRTSITNEAVRSVVQVAGLRLEGLVLQYCKDFTDDAVCAICACQPGITNLDLTGCTELTGKSVMTVASSLQHLERLSLGKIRRIADSALKDLPTIPSLQALDVSECYQVSGCELVKGLTSPRAMSNLVSLNFGFCTMVKDSSVLAMAKILGESLRELDLTSCVYITDISIHAIANYLRSLTTLRLGWCKEITDWGLLGMNAPDDSQPAKKEGDNEPKFSRTFGNMGFFAPPKYLDEKPRMITKSDIEASKEKAGASLSVLTCLKELNLTACTKLTDSSISKEIRFEELKTLSLSMVREITDESIVSIATHCRSLERLSLSHCDQLTDQGMIAAASHMKRLTHLDISCCNKITDQTLDVLSQECKWLKSLDVSMCGGLTITGIERIQLLLPTLTNVQARYLGGADLSLTL